One part of the Algibacter sp. L1A34 genome encodes these proteins:
- a CDS encoding DUF6268 family outer membrane beta-barrel protein produces the protein MRNLEFKTVLFLVFIIGFQFANAQLTDLARLEYSFIPKSKSEDQYTRLKALINYPIELKKDSYFIIGGEYNRVLLNLEDDYSFETSSIDKIHIIDLNLAYTFKWNQKWRFGIKFNPRIASTLTHKLSSQDYFMNGGVFFINKRTKDETIKRNSRLILGLTYNATTGLPFPLPFISYFRQIDENWTYTAGIPKSNVKYIFNEKNNVQIFTGLDGYLAHLQKPLVINGKEAEHISLSLAVSGLGYEYCFTKHLAAYLYTGYTLRLNNVIRSKNRDEIFKLDDINAFYLRSGLKFKI, from the coding sequence ATGAGGAATCTGGAATTTAAAACGGTATTATTTTTAGTGTTTATTATAGGGTTTCAGTTTGCAAATGCACAATTAACCGATTTGGCACGCTTGGAATATTCGTTTATTCCAAAAAGTAAATCCGAAGACCAGTACACTCGATTAAAAGCGCTTATAAATTACCCTATTGAACTTAAAAAAGATTCCTATTTTATTATAGGTGGTGAATATAATCGGGTTTTATTAAACTTAGAAGATGATTATAGTTTTGAAACTTCTAGTATAGATAAAATTCACATTATCGATTTAAATCTTGCTTATACCTTTAAATGGAATCAAAAATGGCGTTTTGGAATTAAATTTAATCCTAGAATAGCATCTACGTTAACACATAAGCTAAGTTCTCAAGATTATTTTATGAATGGCGGTGTGTTTTTTATAAATAAAAGAACAAAGGATGAGACTATAAAGCGCAATAGTCGATTAATTTTAGGGTTAACCTATAATGCAACCACGGGGCTTCCTTTTCCGTTGCCGTTTATAAGTTATTTTAGACAAATTGATGAAAATTGGACTTATACGGCTGGAATACCGAAATCTAATGTTAAGTATATTTTCAATGAAAAAAATAATGTTCAAATATTTACTGGACTCGATGGCTATTTGGCGCATCTTCAAAAACCGTTGGTTATTAATGGTAAAGAAGCGGAACATATATCATTATCATTAGCCGTTAGTGGATTAGGGTACGAATATTGTTTTACTAAACATTTGGCAGCATATTTGTACACTGGCTATACGCTAAGATTAAATAATGTAATTAGAAGTAAAAATAGAGATGAAATTTTTAAATTAGACGATATTAATGCGTTCTATTTAAGAAGCGGACTAAAATTTAAAATATAA
- a CDS encoding mechanosensitive ion channel family protein, with protein sequence MQDQVIDKIEDTIGNSSIWEQFMSFLNYNIYTYTITDGSGIETGVLKVKSVLLVIIILIATTYFLRFARNLLTRKLPDEDKAKFITVFSFARWLIYLIVLLVAMDSIGINVTAVFAASAALLIGVGLALQTLFQDIISGIFILIDQSVHVGDIIEIEGKVGRVEEIKLRTTRAVTIDNRVLIIPNHLYLANSLYNWTQNGSSTREAVEIGVAYGSDVQLVKKLLLKAAKNHKLVMKYPEPYVFFTNFGDSALEFKLVFTLNDSFQGAIPKSDIRFEIDRLFRENNVSIPFPQRDIHIIKQ encoded by the coding sequence ATGCAAGATCAGGTTATAGATAAAATAGAGGACACAATAGGGAATAGTTCTATTTGGGAGCAGTTTATGTCGTTTCTTAATTATAACATTTATACCTACACAATTACCGATGGAAGTGGGATAGAAACGGGCGTGTTAAAAGTTAAATCTGTTTTACTTGTAATTATCATTCTAATAGCGACTACTTATTTTTTGCGTTTTGCAAGAAATTTATTGACTCGTAAGTTGCCTGATGAAGATAAAGCTAAGTTTATTACGGTCTTTTCCTTTGCTCGGTGGTTAATCTATTTGATAGTTTTACTTGTAGCCATGGATTCCATAGGTATTAATGTTACTGCTGTATTTGCGGCTTCAGCTGCTTTATTAATTGGTGTGGGTTTGGCGTTGCAAACATTGTTTCAGGATATTATTTCTGGAATATTTATATTAATAGATCAGTCGGTACATGTTGGTGACATTATCGAAATTGAAGGTAAGGTTGGTCGAGTGGAAGAAATTAAATTACGTACCACAAGAGCAGTAACCATTGATAATCGGGTATTAATAATACCAAACCATTTGTATTTGGCAAATAGTTTGTATAATTGGACACAAAACGGTTCGTCCACACGAGAAGCTGTTGAAATTGGTGTGGCTTACGGTAGTGATGTGCAGTTGGTTAAAAAGTTACTTTTAAAAGCAGCTAAAAATCATAAGTTAGTTATGAAGTATCCTGAACCTTATGTGTTTTTTACCAATTTTGGTGATAGTGCTTTAGAATTTAAATTGGTTTTCACCTTAAATGATAGTTTTCAAGGTGCTATACCTAAAAGTGATATTCGATTTGAAATAGATAGACTATTTAGAGAGAATAATGTTTCAATCCCTTTCCCTCAAAGAGATATTCATATTATTAAACAATAG
- a CDS encoding ABC transporter permease yields MNHLPLIIKREYLNKVRNKSFIIMTFLSPIIFVALIGVVAYLAQLNNDKIRVISVLDESGLVKDIFKNSEFTTYHVLENMSLDDAKDLAKETQAYGLLHVDKMEDLKTLSKHITFYSEESPSINTISDLENQIEAKLTNIKLLENGVDVDMINASKIGVEIAQESFDGEKTSKIDSIVKIAFGGALGYLLFMFIIIYGNMIMRSVIEEKTSRIIEVIISSVKPVQLMLGKIFGTSLAGITQFVIWTILGFVLMLIVSAVFGIDLAQVQTPQQQMMQQAMENPDLNMKVQDVLTAFYNLPLFNLVLAFILFFIGGYLLYSSFYAAIGAAVDNETDTQQFMMPIIMPLVLAVYIGIFTVVEDPHGTVSTVFSFIPLTSPVVMLMRIPFGVPIWQQVLSFLILVGTFMLTVWFAAKIYRVGILMYGKKPTYKELIKWMKY; encoded by the coding sequence ATGAATCATTTACCACTTATTATAAAACGAGAATACCTTAATAAAGTTAGGAATAAATCGTTTATAATCATGACCTTTTTAAGTCCTATTATTTTTGTAGCGCTTATAGGTGTTGTTGCCTATTTAGCACAATTAAATAACGATAAAATTCGTGTTATTTCCGTTTTAGACGAATCGGGATTAGTTAAAGATATTTTTAAAAATTCTGAGTTTACAACGTATCATGTTTTAGAAAACATGTCTTTGGATGATGCCAAGGATCTAGCAAAAGAAACACAAGCTTACGGTTTGTTGCATGTTGATAAAATGGAGGATTTAAAGACACTTTCAAAGCATATCACATTTTATTCTGAAGAATCACCGTCTATAAATACCATTTCAGATTTAGAAAATCAAATAGAGGCTAAATTAACCAATATTAAACTTCTGGAAAATGGTGTAGATGTAGATATGATTAATGCTTCCAAAATTGGAGTAGAAATAGCACAAGAAAGTTTTGATGGTGAAAAAACATCAAAAATTGATAGCATTGTTAAAATTGCTTTTGGAGGAGCTTTGGGTTATTTGCTTTTTATGTTCATTATCATTTACGGGAACATGATTATGCGAAGTGTTATTGAAGAAAAAACAAGCCGAATTATAGAGGTTATTATTTCTTCCGTAAAGCCTGTACAACTTATGTTGGGTAAAATTTTCGGAACGTCTTTAGCTGGAATTACACAGTTTGTAATTTGGACTATTTTGGGTTTTGTATTAATGTTAATAGTATCTGCCGTATTTGGAATCGATTTAGCACAAGTACAAACACCGCAACAACAAATGATGCAGCAAGCTATGGAGAATCCAGATTTAAATATGAAAGTTCAAGATGTGCTAACTGCATTTTACAATCTTCCATTATTTAATTTAGTATTAGCTTTTATTTTGTTTTTTATTGGCGGATATTTACTCTACAGTTCCTTTTATGCCGCGATTGGTGCAGCCGTAGATAATGAAACTGATACACAACAATTTATGATGCCTATAATAATGCCTTTAGTTTTAGCCGTTTATATTGGTATCTTTACAGTTGTGGAAGATCCGCATGGAACTGTATCGACGGTTTTTTCGTTTATACCGTTAACATCGCCTGTGGTTATGCTTATGCGTATCCCGTTTGGTGTACCAATTTGGCAGCAAGTGTTGTCGTTTTTAATTTTAGTAGGCACATTTATGCTTACCGTTTGGTTTGCTGCAAAAATTTACCGAGTTGGTATTTTAATGTACGGCAAAAAACCAACCTACAAAGAGTTAATTAAATGGATGAAATATTAA
- a CDS encoding ABC transporter ATP-binding protein: MSNLLEVNEVSKNFGSFTALNKVSLSVPKGSIFGLLGPNGAGKTTLIRVINQITMPDSGAVILDGEALRENHIKDIGYLPEERGLYKTMKVGEQALYLAQLKGLSKTEAKARLKYWFDRLDIGDWWNKKIQELSKGMAQKIQFVVTVLHEPKLLIFDEPFSGFDPINADIIKDEILNLRDQGATIIFSTHRMESVEELCDDIALIHKSNKILEGKLVDVKRRFKSNTYEVGIRSNNQSELRQELSQKFNVSDANFKTLENELKLNIKLKDLEKSNDLLGFLASKGEVSHFVELIPSVNDIFIQTVKNN; this comes from the coding sequence ATGAGTAATTTATTAGAAGTTAATGAAGTTTCTAAAAACTTCGGCAGCTTTACCGCACTAAATAAAGTATCCCTTTCTGTTCCTAAAGGTAGTATTTTTGGGCTTTTAGGCCCAAATGGAGCAGGGAAAACAACCTTAATCCGCGTTATTAATCAAATAACTATGCCCGATTCCGGAGCGGTTATTTTGGACGGAGAGGCTTTAAGAGAAAATCATATTAAGGATATTGGTTACTTGCCAGAAGAGCGTGGTTTGTATAAAACCATGAAAGTAGGAGAACAAGCACTGTATTTAGCACAACTTAAAGGTTTAAGTAAAACAGAAGCAAAAGCACGTTTAAAATATTGGTTCGACCGTTTGGATATAGGCGATTGGTGGAATAAAAAGATCCAGGAACTTTCAAAAGGAATGGCACAAAAAATTCAATTTGTGGTTACTGTTCTACATGAACCTAAATTATTAATTTTCGATGAGCCTTTTTCTGGTTTCGATCCTATAAATGCCGATATCATTAAGGATGAAATTTTGAATTTAAGAGATCAAGGAGCGACTATTATTTTTTCAACCCATAGAATGGAATCTGTAGAAGAATTATGTGATGATATTGCGTTAATTCATAAATCCAATAAAATATTAGAAGGTAAGTTAGTTGATGTAAAACGAAGGTTTAAATCGAATACTTATGAAGTTGGAATTCGATCGAATAATCAATCTGAATTAAGACAAGAATTATCTCAGAAATTTAATGTTTCCGATGCTAATTTTAAAACTTTAGAAAACGAGTTAAAACTTAATATTAAGCTTAAGGATCTCGAAAAATCAAACGATTTACTTGGCTTTTTAGCTAGTAAAGGCGAGGTGTCTCACTTTGTAGAGTTAATACCGAGCGTTAACGATATTTTTATTCAAACTGTAAAGAATAATTAA
- the dnaJ gene encoding molecular chaperone DnaJ, whose protein sequence is MAKRDYYEILGISKGATAAEIKKAYRKKAIEFHPDKNPDDKSAEGKFKEAAEAYEVLSDDNKKARYDQYGHQAFENGGGGGGFGGGGMNMDDIFSQFGDIFGGGGGGFGGGGFSGFGGGGGQRRVKGSNLRIRVKLTLEEIANGVEKKIKVKRKVQAKGTTYKTCSTCNGSGQVTRIANTILGRMQTSAPCNVCGGAGQTIDKKPADADAQGLKVSEETVTIKIPAGVVDGMQLKVSGKGNEAPGNGVSGDLLVAIEEADHDTLQREGDNLHYDLYISLPDAVLGTSKEIDTVTGKVRIKVEAGVQSGKILRLRGKGIPSINGYGTGDLLVHVNVWTPKTLNKEQKEFFESMRDDDHFSPKPEKSDKSFFEKVKDMFS, encoded by the coding sequence ATGGCAAAAAGAGATTATTACGAAATATTAGGCATTAGCAAAGGAGCAACGGCAGCTGAAATAAAAAAAGCTTACCGAAAAAAGGCAATTGAATTTCATCCAGATAAAAATCCAGATGATAAAAGTGCTGAAGGTAAATTTAAAGAAGCAGCCGAAGCATATGAAGTTTTAAGCGACGATAATAAAAAAGCACGTTACGATCAATATGGTCATCAAGCCTTCGAGAATGGTGGCGGTGGCGGCGGCTTTGGCGGCGGTGGCATGAATATGGATGACATATTCAGTCAGTTTGGTGATATCTTCGGTGGCGGCGGTGGCGGCTTCGGAGGCGGTGGGTTTTCTGGCTTTGGTGGTGGCGGAGGCCAACGCCGTGTTAAAGGCAGTAACCTACGTATTCGCGTAAAATTAACCTTAGAAGAAATTGCTAACGGTGTAGAAAAGAAAATAAAAGTAAAACGTAAAGTACAAGCCAAGGGGACTACTTATAAAACTTGCTCTACTTGTAATGGTAGCGGACAAGTAACACGTATTGCAAATACTATTTTAGGACGTATGCAAACCTCTGCACCATGTAATGTTTGTGGTGGAGCAGGACAAACCATTGATAAAAAACCAGCCGATGCCGATGCACAAGGTTTAAAAGTATCCGAAGAAACGGTTACAATTAAAATCCCTGCAGGTGTTGTAGATGGTATGCAACTTAAGGTTTCTGGAAAAGGTAACGAAGCACCAGGTAATGGAGTTTCTGGAGATTTATTAGTAGCTATAGAAGAAGCCGATCACGATACATTGCAACGTGAAGGTGATAATTTACATTACGATTTATACATTAGTTTGCCAGACGCTGTATTAGGAACATCTAAAGAAATAGATACGGTAACAGGAAAAGTACGTATTAAGGTGGAAGCAGGAGTACAATCTGGTAAAATTTTACGCTTACGCGGAAAAGGAATCCCGAGTATCAATGGGTACGGAACAGGAGATTTATTGGTACACGTTAATGTTTGGACACCAAAAACATTAAACAAAGAACAAAAAGAATTTTTTGAAAGTATGAGAGATGATGATCATTTCTCACCAAAACCAGAAAAGTCTGATAAATCCTTTTTCGAAAAAGTAAAGGATATGTTTTCTTAA
- a CDS encoding nucleotide exchange factor GrpE produces MSDKDNNDIENEQVEANEAENVVVEEQETVELTVEEKLQAEVKQEKDKFLRLFAEFENYKKRTSRERIELFSTASEDVMKTLLPILDDFERALSHIEDDKEAEVLRKGVLLIYQKLVNTLDQKGLKTIVVEKGEVFNADNHEAITQIPAPTEDMKGKIIDVVEKGYKLGEKVIRFPKVVIGQ; encoded by the coding sequence ATGAGTGATAAAGATAATAATGATATAGAAAACGAACAAGTTGAAGCTAATGAAGCTGAAAACGTTGTTGTTGAAGAGCAAGAGACTGTAGAACTGACTGTTGAAGAAAAACTACAGGCTGAAGTTAAACAGGAAAAAGATAAATTTTTAAGACTTTTTGCAGAGTTTGAAAACTATAAAAAACGTACTTCTAGAGAGCGTATTGAGTTGTTTTCTACAGCAAGCGAGGATGTTATGAAAACGTTACTCCCAATACTTGACGATTTTGAGCGTGCTTTAAGTCATATCGAAGACGATAAAGAAGCTGAGGTATTACGTAAAGGTGTTCTTTTAATTTATCAGAAACTAGTAAATACACTAGATCAAAAAGGATTAAAAACTATTGTAGTAGAAAAAGGCGAAGTTTTTAATGCTGATAATCACGAAGCTATAACTCAAATCCCTGCACCAACAGAGGATATGAAAGGAAAAATTATTGATGTAGTTGAAAAAGGCTATAAGCTTGGTGAAAAAGTAATTCGTTTTCCGAAAGTGGTTATCGGACAATAG
- a CDS encoding YceI family protein, with protein sequence MKKKFVNILFITALSISLFSCKDKAKEAKTTEAETPVVTEAADAKVYAVDKAASAIAWTGFKPTGSHNGTIGLESGVLNVANGKVVGGSFIIDMKSITVLDIPADDEGNAKLHGHLTNADFFDVEKYPSAIFTITEVKEVEGKTMLSGNLTLKEVKNNVTFPVAISSEGGAVTITSEAFSIDRTKWNVQYGSKSIFDNLGDKFINDDIELKITVKAAKS encoded by the coding sequence ATGAAAAAGAAATTTGTAAATATTTTATTCATTACCGCTTTAAGTATTTCTCTATTTAGCTGCAAAGACAAGGCTAAAGAAGCTAAAACTACAGAAGCCGAAACTCCTGTTGTAACCGAAGCTGCAGATGCTAAAGTTTACGCTGTAGATAAAGCTGCTTCTGCCATAGCATGGACAGGTTTTAAACCTACAGGATCGCACAATGGAACTATTGGTTTAGAAAGTGGTGTGCTTAATGTTGCTAATGGAAAAGTTGTTGGCGGATCTTTTATTATTGATATGAAATCGATTACGGTTTTAGATATTCCTGCTGATGATGAAGGCAATGCTAAATTACATGGCCATTTAACAAATGCTGACTTTTTTGATGTTGAAAAATACCCAAGTGCTATTTTTACAATTACTGAGGTTAAGGAAGTAGAAGGTAAAACAATGCTTTCTGGAAACTTAACGCTTAAAGAAGTAAAAAACAACGTAACTTTCCCTGTAGCTATTAGCAGCGAAGGTGGTGCTGTTACTATTACTAGTGAAGCTTTTTCTATTGATAGAACGAAATGGAACGTGCAGTATGGTTCTAAATCAATTTTTGATAATTTAGGTGATAAATTCATCAATGATGATATTGAATTAAAAATTACAGTTAAAGCTGCAAAGTCTTAA
- a CDS encoding DUF6503 family protein: MKINFLLSIVTVFALTSCKNDAKQNKKETPINSVVEQKQEFQNQAHELVYQMVQKVGDYSKLASKKDVVYTYTYQTPDGKTDVIIEKYIFNGELSYGAYQKHERTLADLHGLIEQGYDGNGFWIKHNGAPLNDPAALKKAAFNRPTNFYWFAMMQKLLDPGLQYEYISEQTINNNTYDVVKVSFDPKNDKPSDTYQLYINKETKLADQFLFTVMDFGRTEPMLMVMEYEQVEDLLIPTKRKYKKSNWDAEVTKEPWILVNWTDIKFNNGLTKADFTK; encoded by the coding sequence ATGAAAATTAATTTCCTACTTAGCATCGTTACCGTTTTTGCTTTAACATCTTGCAAAAATGATGCGAAACAAAACAAAAAAGAAACACCAATTAATTCGGTTGTAGAACAAAAACAAGAATTTCAAAACCAGGCTCATGAGCTAGTTTACCAAATGGTACAAAAAGTTGGAGATTACAGTAAACTTGCTAGCAAAAAAGATGTTGTTTACACTTATACTTACCAAACACCAGATGGTAAAACCGATGTTATAATAGAAAAATATATTTTTAATGGTGAACTATCATACGGTGCGTATCAAAAACACGAACGTACACTTGCCGACCTTCACGGTTTAATTGAACAAGGGTATGATGGTAACGGATTTTGGATAAAACATAACGGAGCTCCATTAAATGACCCTGCAGCTTTAAAAAAAGCAGCTTTTAATAGACCCACAAATTTTTATTGGTTTGCCATGATGCAAAAATTGCTAGATCCAGGTTTACAATACGAATACATTAGCGAACAAACTATTAACAATAATACATACGATGTTGTTAAAGTTTCTTTTGATCCTAAAAATGATAAACCATCCGATACTTACCAATTGTATATTAATAAAGAAACGAAATTGGCCGATCAGTTTTTGTTTACGGTTATGGATTTTGGTAGAACGGAACCTATGCTAATGGTTATGGAATATGAGCAAGTTGAAGATTTACTAATACCTACAAAACGCAAATACAAAAAATCTAATTGGGATGCAGAAGTAACCAAAGAACCTTGGATACTTGTAAACTGGACAGATATAAAATTCAATAACGGTTTAACTAAAGCCGATTTCACAAAATAA
- a CDS encoding TIGR01777 family oxidoreductase: protein MRVLITGATGLIGQEIVSLCHAENIKVNFLTTSKSKLVKNENYQGFLWNPDAKEIDLDCFKNVDAIINLAGATISKRWTDSYKKIILSSRKDSAELLFESLKNTPHNVQQIVSASAIGLYPDSLTNYYTEDFKITSANSFLSEVVNVWETAVDRFSELNIKVTKIRIGLVLAENGGALAEMIKPIKLGLGSAFGSGKQWQSWIHIEDLSEIFLFTLLEKLEGVFNAVAPNPTTNYELTKSIATTLERPFFLPKIPKFAMKLVLGEMHLLLFESQRVSSKKIEDVGFDFKFHHLQPALDNLLN, encoded by the coding sequence ATGCGGGTTTTAATTACAGGAGCTACGGGATTAATTGGACAAGAAATTGTTAGTCTTTGCCATGCGGAAAATATTAAGGTTAATTTCTTAACCACAAGTAAATCTAAACTTGTAAAAAATGAAAACTATCAAGGCTTTCTTTGGAATCCTGATGCTAAGGAAATTGATTTAGATTGTTTTAAAAATGTAGATGCTATTATAAATTTGGCAGGAGCTACGATTTCAAAACGATGGACCGATTCATATAAAAAAATAATTTTATCAAGCCGAAAAGATAGTGCCGAATTACTTTTTGAAAGCCTTAAAAACACACCTCATAACGTGCAGCAAATTGTTTCGGCAAGTGCCATTGGTTTGTATCCCGATTCGTTAACAAATTACTATACTGAAGATTTTAAAATTACGAGTGCTAATTCATTTTTAAGTGAAGTAGTGAATGTCTGGGAAACAGCGGTCGATAGGTTCTCAGAACTAAATATAAAAGTTACTAAAATTAGAATAGGTTTGGTTTTAGCCGAAAATGGAGGTGCATTAGCTGAAATGATAAAACCTATAAAGTTAGGTTTAGGATCTGCCTTTGGTAGCGGAAAACAATGGCAATCGTGGATTCATATAGAAGATTTGTCAGAAATTTTTCTGTTTACACTTTTAGAAAAGCTAGAAGGCGTTTTTAATGCTGTTGCACCCAACCCGACAACTAATTACGAGTTGACTAAAAGCATAGCAACAACTTTAGAGCGTCCATTTTTTTTACCTAAAATACCAAAGTTTGCAATGAAATTGGTTTTAGGTGAAATGCATCTATTGCTTTTTGAAAGCCAACGAGTAAGTTCTAAAAAAATAGAAGATGTAGGTTTCGATTTTAAATTCCACCACTTACAACCGGCTTTAGATAACTTGCTTAATTAA
- the mnmD gene encoding tRNA (5-methylaminomethyl-2-thiouridine)(34)-methyltransferase MnmD has protein sequence MKREVVITADGSSTIHLPDWDEQYHSKHGAIQEAYHVFIKHGLQYFYTENIKKELESISILEIGFGTGLNAFITFLEAEKLNIKTNYVGVEAYPVSSEEITLLNYAKQLKAEENETVFKALHDVTWNEKHDITPHFSIEKQKKFFAEIKDEDVFNIIYFDAFGARVQPELWTEPIFESMYKALKKNGVLVTYAAKGSVRRAMQAVGFTVQRLEGPPGKREMLRGIK, from the coding sequence TTGAAACGAGAAGTTGTAATAACAGCCGATGGTTCGTCAACCATCCATTTACCAGATTGGGACGAGCAATATCATTCTAAGCATGGCGCCATTCAAGAAGCTTATCATGTGTTTATAAAACATGGTTTGCAATATTTTTATACAGAAAATATAAAGAAGGAATTAGAGAGCATTTCTATTTTAGAAATCGGTTTCGGGACGGGTTTGAATGCCTTTATTACTTTTTTAGAAGCAGAAAAATTAAACATCAAAACAAATTATGTTGGAGTAGAGGCGTATCCTGTTTCTTCGGAAGAAATAACTTTGTTAAACTACGCTAAGCAGTTAAAAGCAGAAGAAAACGAGACTGTTTTTAAGGCACTTCACGATGTTACTTGGAATGAAAAACATGATATAACTCCTCATTTTTCAATTGAGAAACAGAAGAAATTTTTTGCAGAAATAAAAGATGAAGACGTTTTCAATATCATTTATTTTGATGCTTTTGGAGCTCGTGTTCAACCAGAGTTATGGACAGAGCCTATTTTTGAAAGTATGTATAAAGCGCTAAAGAAAAACGGTGTTTTAGTAACTTATGCAGCAAAAGGAAGTGTGCGTCGTGCTATGCAAGCTGTTGGCTTTACAGTACAGCGTTTAGAAGGTCCTCCAGGAAAACGAGAAATGTTACGTGGGATTAAATAG
- a CDS encoding DUF4920 domain-containing protein, with amino-acid sequence MKSLFLTFICVFFMISCKKKADVQQAKPTKTETVSYASFGNKIIADDAIPATSMASHYKSMNVGDSIPSKIKAKVNSVCQAKGCWMRLDLEDGNEVMVKFKDYGFFMPKDITGKEVIINGNAFVTEVSVDEQRHYAEDAGKTEEEIAQIIEPKKTFSFEADGVLLKQ; translated from the coding sequence ATGAAATCACTTTTTCTCACTTTTATTTGCGTTTTTTTTATGATATCATGTAAAAAGAAAGCAGATGTGCAACAAGCCAAACCTACTAAAACAGAAACGGTTAGTTATGCTTCCTTCGGAAATAAAATTATAGCCGACGATGCTATTCCTGCAACTTCCATGGCTTCACATTATAAATCTATGAATGTTGGAGATAGTATTCCTTCAAAAATAAAAGCTAAAGTAAATAGTGTTTGTCAAGCAAAAGGTTGTTGGATGCGTTTAGATTTGGAAGATGGTAACGAAGTAATGGTTAAATTTAAGGATTACGGTTTTTTTATGCCGAAGGATATAACCGGCAAAGAAGTTATTATTAATGGAAATGCATTTGTTACCGAAGTTTCAGTCGATGAGCAACGCCATTATGCAGAGGATGCAGGAAAAACCGAAGAAGAAATAGCACAAATTATCGAACCTAAAAAGACGTTTTCTTTTGAAGCCGATGGTGTACTTTTAAAACAATAA
- a CDS encoding branched-chain amino acid aminotransferase has product MSAIINNIEIIKAKSTKINDVDFDNLKFGSVFSDHMLVCNYENGKWQTPKVTPYEPITLDPASKIFHYGQSIFEGMKAYKDADEKVWLFRPLENFKRLNISAKRLAIPELPENYFMDGLKTLLEVDSDWIPKNEGSSLYIRPFIFASGNGFHASPADAYKFIICTAPSGAYFSGKVKVLIEEKYSRSANGGVGFAKAGGNYAGQFYPTQLAIEKGYQQVIWTDDNTHEYIEEAGAMNIFVRINDTLITGPTSDRILDGITRRSIIQIAEAENIPVEVRKITVKEVVEAAKDGSLKEMFGAGTAAVISPISGFGYKDEDFDLPELEDTYASHLKKRITDIQTNKTEDPFGWRYAVK; this is encoded by the coding sequence ATGAGTGCTATAATCAACAACATCGAGATTATAAAAGCAAAATCTACAAAAATTAATGATGTAGATTTTGACAATTTAAAGTTTGGAAGTGTTTTTTCAGACCACATGTTAGTGTGCAACTATGAAAACGGTAAGTGGCAAACCCCAAAGGTTACGCCTTACGAGCCGATTACTTTAGACCCTGCGTCAAAGATTTTCCATTACGGTCAATCGATTTTCGAGGGTATGAAAGCATATAAAGATGCCGATGAGAAAGTCTGGTTATTTCGTCCGTTAGAAAACTTTAAACGTTTAAACATTTCTGCTAAACGATTAGCAATTCCTGAATTACCTGAGAACTATTTTATGGATGGGTTAAAAACGTTATTAGAAGTTGATAGCGATTGGATTCCTAAAAATGAAGGAAGTTCATTATATATTCGTCCGTTTATTTTTGCTTCAGGAAACGGTTTTCATGCCTCACCTGCCGATGCTTATAAGTTTATAATTTGTACAGCACCATCGGGAGCTTATTTTTCAGGAAAAGTAAAGGTTTTAATTGAAGAAAAATACTCACGTTCTGCAAACGGCGGTGTAGGTTTCGCAAAAGCTGGAGGTAATTATGCTGGGCAATTTTACCCAACACAATTAGCTATAGAAAAAGGTTACCAACAAGTAATTTGGACCGACGATAATACACACGAATATATTGAAGAAGCTGGTGCAATGAATATTTTTGTACGCATAAACGATACATTAATTACAGGCCCAACGAGTGATAGAATTTTGGATGGTATTACGCGTAGAAGTATTATTCAAATAGCTGAAGCTGAAAACATACCGGTTGAAGTTAGAAAAATTACAGTAAAAGAAGTTGTTGAAGCTGCCAAGGACGGATCGTTAAAAGAAATGTTTGGAGCAGGAACTGCTGCGGTAATCTCACCAATTTCTGGTTTTGGGTATAAAGATGAAGATTTTGATTTACCAGAATTAGAAGACACTTACGCTAGCCATTTAAAAAAGCGTATTACTGATATTCAAACGAATAAAACAGAAGATCCTTTTGGATGGCGTTACGCTGTAAAATAA